In Mytilus galloprovincialis chromosome 1, xbMytGall1.hap1.1, whole genome shotgun sequence, the following are encoded in one genomic region:
- the LOC143058979 gene encoding vacuolar protein sorting-associated protein 72 homolog, translating into MAATREKRSNAGNKMSRLLEAEDEDDFYKTTYGGFNEEEGDNEYESENSDSEDTDSDISIDENDEVKSDVEDEDGKRKKKGVNTKAYKEPVKKVVKTEKPKEKKPPKSKVSAVQIYHTPVKKTLRKSTADKTKERQDREKTKEAREKMLKEMAAQKNVAEVRRLTQEELLEEAKITEEENLQSLEDYKRLEMEKKKNRIQKQINKGPMIKYQSFTMPLIEELPMETEINVDDIMEPQKKSEDICEISEKCSRTFITFTDDRTFKEYFPQKKPKLSQKQYCPVTKLPAKYFDPITQTPYATAEAFRLIREAYAQQQAERKRK; encoded by the exons atggctgctacaagagaaAAGAGAAGCAATGCCGGGAACAAGATGTCCAGATTGTTAGAGGCAGAAGACGAGGATGATTTCTATAAAACTACATATGGAGGTTTTAATGAG GAAGAAGGAGATAATGAATATGAATCTGAGAATTCTGACTCTGAAGATACTGACTCTGATATCAGCATTGATGAAAATGATGAAGTTAAAAGTGATGTGGAGGATGAAGATGGGAAGAGGAAGAAGAAAGGAGTCAACACTAAGGCCTACAAG GAACCAGTGAAAAAGGTTGTAAAGACAGAAAAACCAAAAGAAAAGAAACCTCCTAAGTCTAAAGTATCAGCAGTACAAATTTATCATACTCCAG TAAAGAAAACATTAAGAAAATCAACAGCAGATAAAACAAAAGAGAGACAAGATAGAGAGAAGACAAAAGAAGCCagagaaaaaatgttaaaagaaatGGCAGCACAGAAGAATGTAGCTGAAGTAAGAAGATTGACCCAGGAGGAACTTTTAGAGGAAGCCAAAATTACAGAGGAAGAAAATCTACAGTCTTTAG AGGATTACAAAAGGCTAGAAAtggagaaaaagaaaaacagaatcCAGAAACAGATAAACAAAGGACCAATGATTAAATATCAGTCATTTACTATGCCACTGATAGAAGAGTTACCGATGGAAACAGAAATAAATGTAGATGATAT AATGGAACCCCAGAAGAAATCTGAAGACATATGTGAGATATCAGAGAAGTGTTCACGGACATTTATAACATTCACAGATGATAGAACATTTAAAGAATACTTTCCTCAGAAAAAACCTAAACTTTCACAAAAACAGTATTGTCCTGTTACTAAACTACCAGCCAAATATTTTGACCCTATAACACAGACTCCATATGCTACAGCCGAGGCATTCAGATTGATACGAGAGGCATACGCTCAACAACAGGCTGAAAGGAAGCGTAAATGA
- the LOC143059002 gene encoding interleukin 17-like protein, whose amino-acid sequence MLVYVSVAVLCYTALVVSTPLPCQDPANLDGMWKKLQAENGNNVLERIPYEVSNLKQELVNGKLTFGETSCPSNSLELLKTIGASLYHRSTCPYYYVMEEDTKRYPKMITEVRCRCQGCLEKSGQSDFNVCEPVTLPMKMLKNTGVCENGVWKYEPYTHHLPVTCTCAVGREKENSILMTSPPVGADGPESM is encoded by the exons ATG cTTGTGTATGTCTCTGTCGCTGTATTGTGTTATACTGCTCTAGTAGTTTCAACACCACTGCCCTGTCAAGACCCAGCCAACCTCGACGGGATGTGGAAAAAATTGCAAGCTGAAAACGGAAATAACGTATTGGAACGTATACCTTATGAGGTTTCCAATCTCAAACAAGAATTAGTCAATGGGAAGTTAACATTTGGTGAAACATCTTGCCCAAGTAATTCGTTAGAGTTACTGAAAACAATAGGTGCCTCTCTATATCACAGATCCACATGTCCGTACTATTACGTTATGGAAGAGGATACTAAACGCTATCCTAAAATGATAACAGAAGTACGCTGTCGTTGTCAAGGTTGTCTAGAGAAATCAGGACAAAGCGATTTCAATGTATGCGAACCTGTAACCTTACCTATGAAAATGCTTAAAAACACGGGAGTTTGCGAAAATGGTGTGTGGAAGTACGAGCCATACACGCACCATCTACCCGTTACTTGTACATGCGCAGTTGGTCGTGAAAAAGAAAATTCTATTCTGATGACAAGTCCTCCAGTCGGTGCTGATGGGCCTGAATCCATGTAA